In Chitinophaga sp. HK235, a single window of DNA contains:
- a CDS encoding RNA polymerase sigma factor, which yields MQVREKIRTDEQCFALLQQGNSDAFYYLIRVYFPIFCEISRKMVQDAHAAQDITHNIFIKIWESSSRFTDFDAIKKFLYVSVKNASLNYLRSKQREKARHETFMYHQEDIVLADTGEIIHAELMAAVRRAIEQLPDKMRRVFILSYVEQLSNEEVADRLQLSNQTVRNQKSRALLILRSILKDYTVAQILAAAAILSDLRS from the coding sequence ATGCAGGTAAGAGAGAAAATCAGGACAGATGAACAATGCTTTGCGCTCTTGCAGCAGGGCAACAGTGATGCGTTTTATTACCTTATCCGCGTCTATTTCCCCATTTTCTGCGAAATATCCCGGAAAATGGTACAGGATGCGCATGCAGCGCAGGATATCACTCACAATATATTTATAAAGATCTGGGAATCTTCTTCCCGTTTCACCGACTTTGATGCTATTAAGAAGTTTTTGTATGTATCGGTAAAGAATGCTTCGCTCAACTATCTGCGGAGCAAGCAGCGGGAAAAAGCCCGTCACGAAACATTTATGTATCATCAGGAAGACATTGTGCTGGCCGATACCGGCGAGATCATTCATGCCGAATTGATGGCCGCCGTACGGCGTGCGATAGAGCAGCTGCCCGACAAAATGCGGCGCGTATTTATATTAAGTTATGTGGAACAATTAAGCAATGAAGAAGTGGCCGACCGGCTGCAACTCTCCAACCAAACAGTCCGGAACCAGAAAAGCCGGGCACTCCTTATTCTCAGAAGTATCCTGAAAGACTACACGGTGGCCCAGATACTGGCTGCTGCCGCCATACTGTCGGACCTCCGCTCCTGA
- a CDS encoding FecR family protein — protein sequence MMDDEQIREAFEIAKLISSEQLTAEEAARLEAWKNRSAAHRQLVTENTAAPVVREGLLQLETYDTHRIAADLFEAAGIGADKLPGRKSRLVRLRTWWAAAAMLLLMVGAGYWWTQHRAPSATMATNNVSTLMPGSNKARLVLPGGEEIVLDSTGNGLLTLQGNVQVQKSANGQLTYEGNNGEDIQYHTLVTPRGGRFQLTLSDGTKVVLNAASSIRFPVAFSGNTRSVSITGEAYFEVAANKNKPFIVDAAGSRIKVLGTHFNIMAYEDEPVMKTTLVEGAVMVEKNTQQVKIVPGQQATLRSGSDAITVDNANLDEVLAWTRDEFIFKSQNIRTIMRQISRWYDADIEYQGDVADISFSGGMSRHEGIQHLLELLEADGRLRFTATGKRIIISRKAK from the coding sequence ATGATGGATGATGAACAGATAAGGGAGGCATTTGAGATAGCGAAACTGATCAGCAGTGAACAGCTCACCGCAGAAGAAGCCGCCAGGCTGGAAGCGTGGAAAAACCGCTCTGCAGCACACCGGCAGCTGGTAACGGAAAATACGGCCGCACCCGTAGTCCGGGAAGGTTTGTTGCAGCTGGAAACATACGACACGCACCGGATTGCAGCCGATCTGTTTGAAGCAGCCGGTATCGGAGCCGATAAGTTGCCAGGCCGTAAAAGCAGGCTGGTACGCCTGCGTACCTGGTGGGCTGCTGCGGCTATGTTACTGCTGATGGTCGGTGCAGGTTACTGGTGGACACAGCATCGTGCACCTTCCGCTACCATGGCCACCAACAATGTCAGCACCCTGATGCCAGGCAGCAACAAAGCCAGACTGGTATTGCCGGGAGGGGAGGAGATCGTGCTGGACAGTACCGGCAACGGTTTGCTTACACTGCAGGGTAATGTACAAGTACAAAAATCTGCCAACGGACAACTCACTTATGAAGGCAATAACGGAGAAGATATACAGTATCATACGCTTGTAACGCCCCGCGGTGGCCGTTTCCAGCTTACACTGTCTGACGGTACCAAGGTCGTGCTCAATGCCGCTTCTTCTATCCGGTTTCCGGTGGCCTTCAGCGGTAATACCCGCAGCGTAAGCATTACAGGCGAAGCATACTTTGAAGTGGCTGCCAACAAAAACAAACCTTTCATAGTGGATGCCGCTGGCTCCAGGATCAAAGTACTGGGCACACATTTTAATATTATGGCTTATGAAGATGAGCCCGTTATGAAAACTACCCTGGTGGAAGGCGCCGTGATGGTAGAAAAAAACACACAACAGGTAAAGATCGTTCCCGGTCAGCAGGCCACGCTGCGTAGCGGCAGCGACGCCATTACAGTGGACAATGCCAATCTGGATGAAGTGCTGGCATGGACCCGCGACGAATTTATTTTCAAATCACAGAACATCCGCACCATTATGCGCCAGATATCAAGATGGTATGATGCGGATATAGAATACCAGGGTGATGTAGCTGATATCAGCTTCTCCGGTGGCATGTCCCGTCATGAAGGGATACAGCACCTGCTGGAACTGCTGGAAGCAGATGGCCGGCTCCGGTTCACAGCCACCGGCAAAAGAATCATCATCTCCCGGAAAGCTAAATAA
- a CDS encoding SusC/RagA family TonB-linked outer membrane protein translates to MKKIVAGTPRRSDSVLPGSKLLLKLFAVLLLCLSLQVNAGVAAQKVSLKASNITLEEVFGVIKKQTGFYVLYNPDLLKGIAPVTIDAQEQPLSNFLDVCLANKPLTYEIKYNTVVIKPRPARNTARNLLDVAPATKDISGRITDEKGMGIPGVSVSVKGTQKGIITGGDGQFHLAANPGDVLVVRMMGYETQEVTVGSDASISITIKESSTSLQQVVVTALGIKREEKSLGYAVQKVKGSSLNTVKPVDVATSLTGKVAGLNVKNSTEFNEAPTLQLRGSNALLVIDGVPYGNMSLRDIAPDDIESIDVLKGATASALYGSRGGNGAIMVTTKRGNKEGGLDIAVNSSNMFTAGFLAFPKVQNSYSSGTGGKYAVGDYVWGDKMDIGRTASQYNPSTYQFEDAPLVSKGKNNLNNFLQQSFVLNNNISVSQSGKFGSYRASLTHVYNQGQYPNTKLNKITASIAGDMHAGNFNMNGGISYNRRFYPNNVGTGYGGGGYMYNLVVWTGAEYDVRDYKNYWIAGKENIRQNWMENNWYDNPYFIANEILHGNTYDITNGYINANYQIKPWLKATLRNSFDAYSNTDTWRNAISAVGGWNKKGYYSTSKGTGFSTNHDLILSGNGKIGNFGIDALAGGALYYYQTDVLNANTQNGITIPGFYSILASVDPAFVGVSSSKKQVNSLYAKATLSYKSLLFVDVTGRNDWSSTLSAANRSYFYPSVASSLVLSEFIPMPKWMDLAKVRGSWTKTKSDPAVFEINNTYGIKTNVWNSLNSAAFPTTIRSSDLLPQTVRTYEFGLAAGFLKNRIHVDVTRYNQLNYNRLVSSTVSSASGFGSVLVNSQEQILRKGVEITVDGTVINKKDFGWDVQINWATDRRYYAKLDPIYSSQKPWVQEGARYDWISINDWSKSPDGQMIMQNGFPIRNTYETVLGYSDPNWIWGMTNNFRYKTFSFSFSFDGRVGGTSYSNTTQALWNSGASKESDNSWRYDEVVNGNKSYVASGVVVTGGAVERDATGKILSDTRTFAPNTQQVSYESYIKRYHSNAYTGAPQNYFLQTFFKLREVALSYGLPAKVSKRLGIRNASVGFVGQNVLLWTKEFKNADPDKGSDNLNSPSVRYLGFNVKVNI, encoded by the coding sequence ATGAAAAAAATTGTTGCCGGCACTCCCCGCCGCAGTGACAGCGTATTGCCGGGCAGTAAGCTGTTGTTGAAACTCTTCGCCGTACTGTTGCTATGCCTGAGCTTACAGGTGAATGCTGGTGTAGCTGCCCAGAAAGTAAGCCTTAAAGCCTCCAACATCACGCTGGAAGAGGTGTTTGGCGTAATTAAAAAACAAACAGGTTTTTATGTACTCTACAATCCTGACTTATTAAAAGGTATCGCGCCGGTAACCATCGACGCGCAGGAACAACCACTCAGCAACTTCCTCGATGTATGCCTGGCCAACAAACCACTGACCTACGAGATCAAATACAACACCGTCGTTATAAAACCCCGTCCTGCCAGGAATACCGCCCGCAACCTGCTTGACGTCGCACCTGCAACGAAAGATATCAGCGGAAGGATCACCGACGAAAAAGGGATGGGTATACCCGGTGTATCCGTTTCCGTTAAAGGCACTCAAAAAGGTATCATCACCGGCGGCGACGGACAGTTCCATCTGGCGGCCAATCCCGGTGATGTACTGGTTGTCCGCATGATGGGCTACGAAACACAGGAAGTGACGGTAGGCAGCGACGCCAGCATCAGCATCACCATCAAAGAATCTTCCACCAGTCTGCAACAGGTAGTGGTAACAGCACTCGGTATCAAAAGAGAAGAAAAATCACTGGGCTACGCCGTACAAAAAGTAAAAGGCAGCTCCCTCAATACCGTAAAACCTGTAGATGTTGCTACCTCCCTCACCGGTAAAGTAGCCGGTCTGAATGTAAAAAACAGTACTGAATTCAACGAAGCGCCCACACTGCAACTGAGAGGCAGCAATGCTCTGCTGGTAATAGACGGAGTACCTTATGGCAACATGTCGCTGCGTGATATCGCTCCCGATGATATCGAATCCATCGACGTATTGAAAGGTGCTACCGCTTCAGCACTGTATGGTTCCCGCGGTGGCAACGGTGCCATCATGGTCACTACCAAAAGAGGCAATAAGGAAGGAGGACTGGATATTGCGGTCAACAGCAGCAATATGTTCACTGCCGGCTTCCTGGCTTTCCCGAAAGTACAAAACAGTTATAGCTCCGGTACCGGCGGTAAATACGCAGTAGGTGATTATGTATGGGGAGATAAAATGGACATCGGCCGCACCGCCAGCCAGTACAACCCTTCCACCTATCAGTTTGAAGATGCACCACTGGTGTCAAAAGGAAAAAATAACCTCAACAATTTCCTTCAGCAAAGTTTTGTCCTTAATAATAATATCAGCGTATCTCAGTCCGGTAAGTTCGGTAGCTACCGCGCTTCCCTGACGCATGTGTACAACCAGGGCCAGTACCCCAATACCAAACTGAATAAAATCACCGCCAGCATCGCAGGTGATATGCATGCCGGTAATTTTAATATGAACGGTGGCATCAGCTACAACCGGCGCTTCTATCCCAACAACGTGGGAACAGGCTATGGCGGCGGCGGTTATATGTACAACCTCGTCGTGTGGACCGGTGCTGAATATGATGTGAGAGACTACAAAAACTACTGGATAGCTGGTAAAGAAAACATCCGCCAGAACTGGATGGAAAACAACTGGTACGACAACCCTTATTTCATCGCCAACGAAATACTGCATGGCAACACTTATGATATCACCAACGGTTATATCAATGCCAACTACCAGATAAAACCCTGGCTGAAAGCCACTTTGAGAAACAGCTTTGATGCCTACAGCAACACTGATACCTGGAGAAACGCCATCAGCGCCGTAGGCGGATGGAACAAAAAAGGGTATTACTCTACCAGCAAAGGCACCGGCTTCAGCACCAACCATGACCTGATCCTCTCCGGTAACGGTAAGATCGGCAACTTCGGCATAGATGCACTTGCCGGTGGAGCCCTCTACTATTATCAGACTGATGTGCTCAATGCCAACACCCAGAACGGTATCACCATTCCCGGCTTTTACTCCATTCTTGCTTCTGTTGACCCCGCCTTTGTGGGTGTGTCTTCCTCCAAAAAACAGGTGAACAGCTTGTACGCCAAGGCGACGCTGTCTTACAAAAGCCTGCTGTTCGTAGACGTGACCGGCCGTAATGACTGGTCTTCCACCTTATCCGCTGCCAACCGTTCTTATTTCTATCCTTCCGTGGCATCCAGCCTGGTGCTGTCCGAATTTATCCCTATGCCCAAATGGATGGACCTGGCCAAGGTGCGCGGCTCCTGGACCAAAACAAAAAGTGATCCGGCCGTTTTTGAAATTAACAACACCTATGGCATCAAAACCAACGTATGGAACAGCCTTAATTCCGCTGCCTTCCCTACCACCATCAGAAGCAGTGATTTGTTACCGCAAACGGTGCGTACCTACGAATTCGGTCTGGCTGCCGGTTTCCTGAAAAATCGTATACACGTAGACGTGACCCGTTACAACCAGCTCAACTACAACCGCCTCGTCAGCTCTACTGTCAGCAGTGCTTCCGGCTTTGGCTCCGTACTGGTAAACAGTCAGGAACAAATACTGCGTAAAGGCGTGGAGATCACTGTAGACGGTACCGTCATCAATAAAAAAGATTTCGGCTGGGATGTGCAGATCAACTGGGCCACCGACAGAAGATACTATGCCAAACTGGACCCCATCTATTCTTCACAGAAACCATGGGTACAGGAAGGTGCGCGCTACGACTGGATCAGCATTAACGACTGGTCCAAATCTCCTGATGGACAGATGATCATGCAGAATGGTTTCCCGATCAGGAATACGTATGAAACCGTGTTGGGTTATTCTGACCCCAACTGGATCTGGGGCATGACCAACAATTTCCGTTATAAGACTTTCTCCTTCAGCTTTTCCTTTGATGGAAGGGTAGGTGGTACTTCTTACTCCAATACTACCCAGGCCCTGTGGAACTCCGGTGCCAGCAAGGAAAGCGATAACTCCTGGCGTTATGATGAAGTAGTGAATGGTAACAAGTCTTATGTGGCTTCGGGTGTAGTAGTCACCGGCGGCGCCGTAGAAAGAGATGCCACCGGCAAGATCCTCAGTGATACCAGGACTTTTGCTCCCAATACACAGCAGGTATCTTACGAATCCTATATCAAACGTTATCACTCCAACGCCTATACGGGCGCACCGCAGAACTACTTTTTACAAACATTCTTCAAGCTGCGTGAAGTAGCGCTCAGTTATGGTCTGCCGGCTAAAGTGAGCAAACGTCTGGGTATCCGGAATGCTTCTGTTGGTTTTGTAGGACAGAATGTGCTGCTGTGGACGAAGGAATTTAAAAATGCAGATCCGGACAAAGGATCAGATAACCTGAACTCACCATCTGTGCGTTATTTGGGCTTCAACGTAAAAGTTAATATCTAA
- a CDS encoding SusD/RagB family nutrient-binding outer membrane lipoprotein, producing the protein MKAIYTTLFAAAAYLAVTPACSKFDAINTNPNATSSVTPSLLATNLILDITGSSASKSFVTPYMVSKHIAWGELAQSEQYNSFGRTSLGGMQVLTNVQKMISQAAPADKNAYTGLGLFIKAYKLYYLSMSLGDIPYSDALSGETGNVRPKYDEQKKVMQQVLADLENADKLLSSAGNFSGDPTQLGGSADLWRRVINSFRLKVLISLSKKVTDPDLRIKEQFAQIATTSPLLRSNADNLQTVYSNKAGQIYPYNNTLFKGTAYGMISSVIIDTLKKFNDYRLFYYAAPSAYAIKTEGKKADDWNAYPGTDPTPEFSVIAKIYTAGKHCAYNLRYTDYVSGEPVIRIGYAEQNFILAEAAVLGWTSGNAKTFYEEGVKAAMNFVATNTPDDVRYHSGRKITADYINNTYLTGTDVGFATTADMQLKQIYVQKYILYFMQHPWDAYYECRRTGYPALPVNPATSLNQDDKTQMPVRWMYPQDEYDYNQANLKEALQRQYGGTDKTNNIMWILK; encoded by the coding sequence ATGAAAGCAATATATACCACCCTGTTTGCAGCAGCAGCCTATCTGGCGGTAACACCTGCCTGCAGCAAGTTTGATGCGATCAATACCAATCCAAACGCCACCAGCAGTGTTACACCTTCGCTGCTGGCCACCAACCTGATTTTGGATATCACCGGCTCCAGCGCCAGCAAAAGTTTTGTGACACCGTATATGGTCAGCAAACATATTGCCTGGGGCGAACTGGCGCAGAGCGAACAATATAACAGTTTCGGCCGTACGTCGCTGGGCGGTATGCAGGTACTGACCAACGTGCAGAAGATGATCAGCCAGGCTGCTCCTGCAGATAAAAATGCTTACACCGGCCTGGGCCTGTTTATTAAAGCCTATAAACTATATTACCTGTCTATGTCACTGGGAGATATTCCCTATTCTGATGCATTGAGTGGAGAAACAGGTAATGTACGCCCCAAATATGATGAACAGAAAAAGGTGATGCAGCAGGTATTAGCCGACCTGGAGAATGCAGATAAACTGTTATCTTCCGCAGGTAATTTTTCCGGAGATCCTACCCAGCTGGGCGGTTCAGCCGACCTATGGCGGAGGGTGATCAACTCCTTCCGCCTGAAGGTACTCATCAGTCTTTCTAAAAAGGTAACCGATCCCGATCTCCGGATAAAAGAACAGTTTGCGCAGATTGCCACCACCAGTCCTTTGCTGCGGAGCAATGCCGACAACCTGCAGACTGTATATTCCAACAAAGCCGGACAGATCTATCCGTATAACAACACCTTGTTTAAAGGAACAGCATACGGCATGATCTCCAGCGTGATTATCGATACCCTGAAAAAATTCAATGACTACCGGCTGTTTTATTATGCCGCTCCTTCCGCCTATGCCATCAAAACAGAAGGGAAAAAAGCCGATGACTGGAATGCTTATCCTGGTACTGATCCTACACCTGAGTTTTCTGTTATTGCTAAAATTTATACTGCCGGTAAACACTGTGCGTATAACCTTCGTTATACCGATTATGTATCCGGTGAACCAGTGATCCGCATTGGTTATGCAGAGCAGAACTTCATCCTGGCAGAAGCAGCCGTGCTGGGCTGGACCAGCGGCAATGCCAAAACCTTTTATGAAGAAGGGGTAAAAGCCGCGATGAACTTTGTTGCCACCAACACGCCCGATGATGTACGTTACCATAGCGGCAGAAAGATCACTGCAGACTATATCAATAATACTTATCTTACCGGTACCGATGTTGGTTTTGCCACCACTGCTGATATGCAGCTGAAACAGATTTATGTGCAGAAGTACATCCTGTATTTTATGCAGCATCCATGGGACGCGTATTATGAATGCCGTCGTACCGGTTATCCGGCACTGCCTGTGAATCCGGCTACCAGCCTCAATCAGGACGATAAAACCCAGATGCCTGTACGCTGGATGTATCCTCAGGATGAATACGACTACAACCAGGCGAATCTGAAAGAAGCCCTGCAACGGCAATACGGTGGTACCGACAAAACCAATAATATCATGTGGATACTGAAATAA
- a CDS encoding endonuclease/exonuclease/phosphatase family protein — MLNRCILIAGLLLMFIGSVTAKDIRLSVLQLNIWQEGTMVPGGYEAIAEQISALSPDFVTLSEVRNYRNTHFCDRLTTTLREKGKTYYSFYSQGAGLLSRYPIIDSAVIFTEGGSICKLTAKVGDREVAVYSAHLDYLNYAVYLPRGYDGVTWKKLPAPCTSLDTIMASNVASKRDEGIAAFLQATTHDLAQQRLVFLGGDFNEASHLDWTAATKDLFDHHGMIVPWTCSRMLYDKGFRDSYRTIYPHPEKNPGFTFPADNTPVEVKKLAWAPDADERERIDFVYFYPDKQLSLQQSSVVGPSGSIVRNQREADKSNDRFLLPVGTWPTDHKGVFSVFSLRNTR, encoded by the coding sequence ATGTTGAACAGATGTATTTTAATAGCAGGACTGCTGCTGATGTTTATAGGCTCTGTAACGGCGAAGGATATACGTTTATCTGTTTTACAGTTAAACATCTGGCAGGAAGGCACCATGGTGCCGGGCGGCTATGAGGCCATCGCCGAACAGATCAGCGCTCTGTCGCCGGATTTTGTGACGCTGAGTGAAGTGCGCAACTACCGCAACACCCATTTCTGTGACCGCCTGACAACCACCCTCCGCGAGAAAGGTAAAACCTACTATTCCTTTTATAGTCAGGGTGCGGGCCTGTTGAGCCGTTATCCCATCATAGACAGTGCGGTGATCTTCACCGAAGGTGGCAGTATCTGCAAACTCACGGCAAAAGTAGGGGACAGGGAAGTAGCGGTATATTCTGCCCATCTGGACTATCTCAACTACGCCGTGTATCTGCCCAGAGGATATGACGGTGTTACCTGGAAAAAGTTGCCGGCCCCCTGTACCAGTCTGGATACTATCATGGCCTCTAACGTGGCTTCCAAACGGGATGAAGGCATTGCCGCCTTTCTGCAGGCTACCACACACGATCTTGCGCAGCAACGCCTGGTATTCCTAGGCGGTGATTTCAACGAGGCTAGTCATCTCGACTGGACCGCTGCCACCAAAGATCTCTTCGATCATCATGGTATGATCGTACCCTGGACCTGCTCCCGTATGTTATACGACAAAGGTTTCAGAGACAGCTACCGTACCATCTATCCACATCCGGAAAAGAACCCCGGCTTTACTTTCCCGGCAGACAATACGCCGGTCGAAGTGAAGAAGCTGGCCTGGGCACCGGATGCCGATGAACGCGAACGGATCGATTTTGTGTATTTTTATCCGGATAAACAACTCTCGCTGCAGCAAAGCTCTGTGGTAGGTCCTTCAGGCAGCATTGTGCGCAACCAACGGGAAGCGGATAAAAGTAATGATCGTTTTCTGTTGCCGGTGGGCACCTGGCCTACAGATCATAAAGGTGTATTCAGTGTTTTTAGTCTCAGAAATACGCGGTAG